In one window of Onychomys torridus chromosome 5, mOncTor1.1, whole genome shotgun sequence DNA:
- the LOC118583702 gene encoding olfactory receptor 2W3-like, which produces MINQSCQEQFILLGFSDRPRLESILFVFVLVFYLVTLVGNIVIILVSHLDPCLHTPMYFFLTNLSFLDLCFTTSSIPQLLFNLGGQDKTISYTGCAVQLFMFLGLGGTECVLLAVMAYDRFTAICKPLHYSVIMHSQLCWKLVSVAWSVGLLNSLVMSPVTMKLPRCGRCQVRHFLCEMPALIKIACVDTVAVESTVFFLSVVIVLAPLTLILVSYGYIALAVMRIKSASGRRKAFNTCGSHLTVVSLFYGNIVYMYMQPGHKASQDQGKFLTLFYNLVTPMLNPVIYTLRNKDVKGALKRLVTRK; this is translated from the coding sequence ATGATCAACCAGAGCTGCCAGGAACAGTTCATCTTGCTGGGCTTCTCAGACAGACCCAGGCTAGAGTCCATTCTCTTCGTGTTTGTCCTCGTCTTCTACCTCGTGACTTTAGTGGGCAACATTGTCATTATCTTAGTTTCCCATCTGGACCCCTGCCtccacactcccatgtacttcttcctcaccAACTTATCCTTCCTGGATCTCTGCTTCACTACCAGTTCCATCCCTCAGCTGCTCTTCAACTTGGGAGGCCAGGACAAGACCATCAGTTACACTGGCTGTGCAGTCCAGCTGTTCATGTTTCTAGGCCTCGGAGGCACTGAGTGTGTTTTGCTGGCTGTCATGGCTTACGACCGATTCACGGCAATCTGCAAGCCTCTTCACTACTCAGTCATCATGCATTCTCAGCTCTGCTGGAAGTTGGTGTCTGTGGCCTGGAGTGTTGGACTCCTCAACTCCCTGGTCATGTCTCCTGTCACCATGAAGCTGCCACGATGTGGCAGATGTCAGGTGAGGCACTTCCTGTGTGAGATGCCAGCTCTGATAAAAATTGCCTGTGTGGATACTGTGGCTGTGGAaagcactgttttctttttatcgGTGGTAATCGTGCTGGCGCCCCTGACTCTCATCCTGGTTTCCTATGGCTACATTGCTCTGGCAGTGATGAGGATCAAGTCTGcctcaggaaggaggaaggctttCAATACGTGTGGGTCCCACCTCACTGTAGTCTCCTTGTTTTATGGGAATATCGTCTATATGTATATGCAGCCGGGACACAAAGCTTCTCAGGACCAAGGGAAATTTCTGACCCTCTTTTACAACTTGGTAACGCCCATGTTGAACCCCGTCATCTATACACTCAGAAACAAGGATGTAAAGGGAGCACTGAAAAGACTTGTGACTAGGAAATAA